Within Oreochromis aureus strain Israel breed Guangdong linkage group 19, ZZ_aureus, whole genome shotgun sequence, the genomic segment GTATTAGAGCTTTTCCTTCTATTTAACAGTCTGTTACGGTTCTTATTGTCCCGGAGTGACTGTAACCACATCAAGGACTGATAAAACACTGATTCTGAACCCTCGTCTGGACTGCAGACAGAAGGTCAGAGGGCCGCAGTTTAAGTGTGAATCAAAGAAATGGCAGGTAACAATAATCCCCAGGTGTGAAACTCCACAGCTGACTGGAAAGCTCACTCACTGAAGTCTCTGTTGCTGGTCCTCCTGTTGCTTTGGAAGCGCAGCTCCTGCATCAGCTCTGACGACACTGTGCTGTCCCTGCAGAGCAGATTAAAGCTGAGGCGTAACGGCGCCCTGTGCGCGCACACAAACATGCAGTCAGACGGTGACTCACGTGTGGGAGAGCGGCAGGTAGCTGTGGTTTTCTGTGCACGAGGCTGTGGTGATGTGCCTTTCCCTCCGATCAAACTGGTAGCTGCAGCTTTGAGTGCTTGTGATCAGCTTGGACATCGGGCTGTGCTGGAAACACAAACCTGACTTCAGAAAACATGTTTGCACCATTTAAACTCCTTTTTCGTGACTATTGTGAGACACAGAGGCTGTATTACTGTGACATTACTGTCACGATGTCTGCGGTCAGCCTCAGCGAGCTCACAGACAGGACAACATTAAGTAGAATAATTACAGGTGATGTAACATCATTAAGGTGTGTGGAGCCGTCTGAGTGCTTCGTGCATTTGTTTCTGCAGTAATCAGGAAATCAAACTGAGggtaaagaaaagaacaaactgCTTCTGAGTTCCCACCAGTCTTTGCAGCAGGGCCAGCGGGCTGTTGGTCAGCTCTCTGCTGTAGAACTGGTCACACTGGGACAGATCTCTGACCAGCGTCACACCTGTGGCAACATCACTGCTCGAGTTCACCAGAGTGACGCACTGACCGTGCACGGTGCtctgaaaaaggagaaaacatgATAGTAGACAGATCCTGAGGTCACACAGGGATGGGCACAGTGAGCGTGGTCAGGGGCCAAACgacccacaccatcacaccatcACACAGCAGCCTGAGCACCGATACAGGCAGGAGGGATCCAGGCTTTCATGcatttgcagcagaaatcaggaAATGGTTTCCCATCTGCTGTCGTCCTGTTTTATGAGTCTGTGTCAGCCGTAGCCTTTGTTTcctagtgtggtcttctgctgctggagcccatctgcttcaaggcacAGAGATGGTCTTCTCATGAGTTtatttgagttcctgtttcctTCCTGTCAGCTTCCTGCTCATTCTCCTGTGGCATCAACAAGGActtcctccctgctgctgctcacCGATATTTCCTCTGTAAGCTCAGAGATGGTTGGTGGGAAAACCGCAGCAACACTCAGACCAACAACCTCGCCACAGTCACAGTCAGTGAAATCACTTTTCTTCGCGATGCTGAAGCTCAGGTTGAACATCAGCAGGTCGTCTTCATCACGTCTGAATGCAGTGAAGAGGCGTTACCCTGCTGTGACCTTTGTTAATCTTGTGGATACAAACACATAGTCGAAGCAGGAAGTGGGCTTAAAACTCAAAACCTTCATGTTTTCCACTCTTGGTAAGTTTGAATTTCtttactgacagaaaaaaaatcctgataaAAGAAATCTTTTCGTTTTTCctgaaataaactatttcctgtGACAACACTGATTATGGTTTGGAGTGTTTCAGAGGATGCTCACCGTGCGGCTgccctgctgctcctccacgtcCGGCACCATGAGAGCAGAAACGATCCCTCTCTTGATGTTGAGGATGCCGATCGCTTCATCGGCCTCGGGGTAAAGCTGAATGTTGGAGACACCCTGCAGGGTGAACTTCAGAGGGTTCCTGGATGAACAAAGACAGTGAAACCTGATCAGAGGGGGGCGTGTTCAGCCGGTGAAGGTGCTGCTCCTGAACACACCGCTGCTGTGGACACGAAGGCTCGATCTTTAAAACGTAACACATCTAATGTTTTCTGGGGGGAGCAGAGTCTCGAGTGTCATAAACCAGCCTCACTCAAAAATGTGCTCGCTGCTCCAAAAACCAACATGGCAGCAGCATGCCATtttaatatacagtctgtgtttttgcacTCACCTTTCCATGGCGGCCTGGAAGGCGTCCGAGCTGGGGGCCGGCCTGAGGGTGCAGCCCCTGGTGTGCATGATGAACTTGCACAGGTGGGGGACCTCGACCTCCACCTGACGAGCGGCGATAGCAGAGCCACGGTCAGAGAGGAACATCGTGTCATCAGGTGAAAAACGGGACGCACAAACAGCTGTTTACCTGACAGGTGAGCGCATGGCCGTCTCTCAGGTCGGCGGCGCCGGTCACGCTGTTCCGGCTCTCTGTGCTGTACCGATACACGTACTTCCTGAAGGCCTTGAATCTGGATGCTGCTGCGGAGGAGGAGAGGGTCACATGGTCAGGGCTTTGCTCCTTTATGTGAAAAGGCTTCGATGGTTGTCCTCTTGCTTCATCTCAGGACTGGCTTTCCACACCAGGACTCagcagctgacctttgaccccgtGGCAGGTGAGTGCTGTTCTAAGAGCGAGCAGCAGCTCATTCACAAACAGGACAGGAGTCCACGAGCTGCTATCTCCAGAAAACAGGCCGTGTGTTTATCAGTGTGCCATTGATCTGTTAGCAGGtcgatgtgtgtgtttgcacacacaCTCGACTTTCTCCCGCAAGCAGAGAGTCCAGagttctttaaatatttaatatttttcagctcaaacttaataaaaatgaataaaaatgagtttgcatgtttgagAGTGAGGATGACTTACACTGACATGCTGGAGTTTGTTGGTCCACGTCCTGCTCGTCCTCTGGAAGAAAACACGATCAACATATTTAacagtattttaatatttgagtAATGAGAGCGGCTTCTAGAGCCCAGAAGGACGCGATTATaataaaaccttaaaaaagAGCCAAATATTTTAGATCACACCCGACGACTGAAGCTTTCCATTAGAAATAATACATTATACACTTGAATATAAACATTTGAAATTTAGATTtgtttgtggaaaaagtgaTTTTTGCTGCGTTTGGAGATGGGCTGGCACGCGTCAGAGAGACgagtgtttcctgtttctgttctgATGGGTCATATTCACACTTATACAATATGAACTGCATGAAAAGCTGACGCGCCCCAAAGGGGACCCGTGTCTCCGGCTGGAGTCAAACAGACAGGTGGACGTGAGGACGACTACACCGCTGGAAGCACCGAGTTTAAagtaggaaagaaaaagaatttaaatCAGTGAGAGAACAACTTTTTCATCCATGTAGAAAAACGGCTTGAGTGAGACTAACAGAGCGTCCTCGTGTGCGCGCACCAGGACGGGTCGGTACTTACGAGCCCGCGCGCAGcagctgagcagcagcagcagacacagCTTCCTGTGAGCCATGATGGGCTGCAGGCCTCCTCCACACTAACACAGCAGCACCTCTGCTCAGCGTTTATGAAGACCCTCCTTCTGTCCCGCTCAGAGGTCAAAGTTCAACTCTGCCTGGTCGTTACTTGAATTCATCCTTCAGAATTAAAGTCTGGTCTGTGATCAGCACTGCCCCCCCCTCCCGAGAATTCAGTCAATCATTTACATGATGATGAGACGCAGCAGGTAAAACCACACAGAGGTCAGAGTGGTGACATCAGCAcgctgtttattttttcttttattcatctTAATTCTTATATATGTACAAGCTCTGTGACCCCGCCCCCCCAGTGGTGATAAAACCCAGGTGTGACTTCACCTGTTTAGATGTGCTGATCCAGGAGCACGACACACCTCACAGACACAGGTGTCCCATTCAAAACACCACACTCACTGACTGCCCCTGTttagctgtaaataaaagatggacatggccGCCATGACTGGTGTTTCCGGCTGTAAACGTGAGGTTTAACACGGGActctatggggactgactcactgctgcctctgctggacgattattattattattattgtttgaaTTTATTGTCAGATTTGAGCTGGGCTCCTGCTTTAATCACGCTGCTGTGATCTTTGCGTGTGAGCTGAGCTCTCTGGAAGCTGAACGTTGCACAACGCTGGACTCACCCATACCCTCGGCAGGTCAGAGGGAGTATATGAGGTGAATGAGGGACAGTTTAAAGTACGTATGGATTAAAAAGATAAGACGTGAAAGGGCAGCAGAGTATAGCTGGTCACACCATGTCAGCTCATCAAACAGCTCCCGCCTGACCGTCACAGTTACCTGACAAAATCCAGGTTAAAGATCGATTTATGCAAAATTTCAGctccctgctgtgtgtgttctgCAGCTCTATATACATATTGACAGAATTAACAGAGGAAAGGTGCTCTTATAAAATGTACAAAGCTAAGTACTAAGCCaactaaacaaaagaaaggaGTACTGAGAGGGAGAGCTGTGAGCCGCTGCAACAGTGTGCGCCGCCATCGTGGATCACTTGGAGGGGTCAGAAGTGAgtccatcagagggacagctcagagcCACAGAGGCTGACAtgagcatgtgcagaggagggagggtggaggatgaagatggagctgtatgcaggagaagaagaggaagagctcAGAGGTGGTTCATGGATGTAggaggaggacatgcagagggccggagtgacagaggaggatgctgggataggAGGAGATGGAGGACCTCTAAAgggagcagaagaagaagacgactGCAGAGCAGCAGGAAATGTAAACTGTACTCTCTGTTTGTGCTACTATGATGTTGGTAAACCTGCATTTAAATCAAATACAGTATTTATCCATCTTTCTGTGTGAGCGACTGCAGAGCCATGAACGACGCCAGACAGCTCCGCCCACCTATGGACACGTCACCATCTAACAGCAGGTCCGCGGACCCACAGCGGGTCACCAAACAccattttttaatcattttcacattttagcAGCTGCTTTCACACAGAGCGCTGGAGAGTGGGAACACTGGATCTTCATTATAAAGACCGACCTGTCAACAGCTGATATATCAATGTCTTCAACGTGCTGTTCAGTTCATAAAATTACTAAATTTGTCTGAAGCTGTGATTAACTGCATGTTTTGGTATGAAGAGTAGGGCTGatactgatatattaaatattcctttattgggtgagaaaatcaggcCACATTATAAATacatatcagagccttaaacaggctgacaggCTGGGTCAAACTGGGCTGAGATGATCCAAACACAGAACATCcttatgatgtaacactatggATCAACTttcctcagaatatataaagcatataatcATTATGATGCAACCAATACAGCACTAATCCAatactgtggaaaaaaacatggacatttattttcaggtacATTGggtgctggctcttcctcctcctcttcctcacacactgctgagtttgtcctggtggatcatcaggggtgcaaagcctcacagatgatgtgcagcagtgggtccctcagtctgtcctcactctggacacttgcagttgtcacacatggaaatcaaatgtgtgataagctgcaggattcaaacacaagtgtaacttataaatacatgttcatacttttattccacaatcagagagaaagaaacagagagagagtgcaggacagacagacaggtgacagtctcaggtgtacacactgctacaaaacagcacaagagaaggaggatttagtgtttgtgttattacgagtgctaaacaagaagagttcccagatggtccagtggacacatgtgtgactcctgtgattaaagcatctttctttcagcttaacgagtgaaccgtcagctcgttcaaacacacgttaaagtccgtttggctcgacaccaccgaacagaggcagcaatataacatagctaacattaacagtgcagtgaatcctgcttgtgccgtcatattcaggcctgcaaaccgagcagcatcactgactttcagcttgttgtgtttgtggatatatgactgactttaattatccataaaatcatcgcattctctgtaagattaaggtcgactattgaacggcgtgtatttcaaagtaaaagctttaaaaccaagtagaACATGAACCtgacatcactaatgtcacgtGACAGTCATGTTTTCGTGTTCTTCGTTATTGGAACATTTGTATCGCTGCataaataaaagacataaaactCAGTACTTACGTTCAAAACTTTCCTCTTCGGCCGCCCGCCATTTTTTCGAAAATTTCTCCACCGCCACGCTATGAATGCTGGGATacggtgggccacgaaggacccACTCGACACGTCCTTCAAATCCGGGAAACTGAGGACGCACTGGAGTAACCTTCGTCGCCTCGCTGTGATGTAATGGGCCCTGGAAGGCTGCAGCCCCTGGACTTAGCTGTTAGCAGTTGTTAGCTGCTAGCAGCTGTTAGCCTGTGGAGCTGTCATCACCGAGCCCGACACTCCGCGGATAACCCGTCACACCGTGAGTTTAATCACACTGTCGGAGGGACTTTAGGACCGTTAGCTTAACGGCTCTGGTCCCTCCGAGAGGAGATTTTCATATTAAAATAGAGGTTTCTATTTTTAATGTAGTGTACAGTGCGAGAAACTCGTCCAGctaacttcttcagtctcagttgactgcaggtttccaaccttataaacagatCAAAGATCATTGATCACTGTCATAGCCGATCAATGATCAATCACAGTTTGCATATCATTGATcataaactgacctcacagcccattgtgaGTCAGGGGTGCGAGTGTCAGCCATTGAGCAGAAGTTCTGTTTATAAAGTCGAAACCTGAtgatgacgaaacgtttctcccactgaaagcgTCCAGCCTTCCTGGACCCTGGACCCTGACCCCTTCCTGGACCCTGACCCCTTCCTGGGGTATTAATAAAACGTTTCTCAGctgtaaaattatttttcagTGTTAACTGAAGATTTCAACTTGTGAGTATTGACttttcagattttgtttttccttgtaAGATAATTCTTCATGATTAAACAAGAGGAATAACAGTGTGATGTCTTGTATTCATCATGAAGGTATAATTTGATATATAATAGTTTTGATTTTCCAAACACATTATGTTTTTGTGCAAAGTATCGGATCAGTGTAGCCTGAACTTTACTGTCAGGTGGTCTCTGAGCCACTTCctgtttgcagtggtgatggacaggtGGCATCGGGTAGGAGCATCTGCAAGGAGGTGAGTGCAGGCAGGGAGGAGACGAGAAGGAGAACAGTATGAGTAACAGGTTTAAAGGTggcagtgagacctgctgtgatggttGGAGATGAGTGGGAGCGAGCAGAGCGGGTTACCCTGATGAATCCTCACCTGGCAGGTGTTCGATCCCTGCTCTCAGCTTCATTTACACCAATGTTCTGCTGTTCTGACAGTTTAGGAAGTTTCACATAAATAAGCGTCTGAATCTAAGATCACAAAGTGTTGCCACAGATTATATTTCATTGGCTGTTCACCAGTGAATTAACCAATCAGACAGCTCGCCTATTCCTCAGTTTActcattacattttttaacgTTTAGGTGAAGAAGCATGCTGTCTGCAGTGAGAGCTGCTCGATGCGCCATCAGATACCTCAGGGGTATCGGTACCTCTGCCATGGACACAggtgatacacacacacacacacacacacacacacacacacacacacaaaagaaaacactgatgGAGGAGAGCAGTGAGGGAAGGAGAAAGAGTGAGTGGGGTTCAAAGATTAACTTCATCGCCTGCTGCCCGCTCAAACATTAACTGTGGTGAAGCAGATAAGAGCAGCTCATTGTTCTCTCGGGTCTTTCACCTCCTGCTCCGTGACAGTGACAGgtaaacaggaagcagctcactgacatgtttgtgtgtgagatgaTGAAGTCGGAACATTTAAATAATCTGAGTCCTGCTAATCTGAGGCTGTTAATCCGGCAGAAAGACCCCAGAATAAAGACCACAACAGGATTAGCCAACGGTAAGAGATCATCTGAACTGGACAGGCTTAGGACAGACTCGGGACGGCTTAGAGGTGAAATTTCTGCTGATTTGTTGGTTTGGTAAAGGAGCTGCTTTAGCGAGTTAGCGTCCAGTAAGAATGTTAGCTTGTTCTACCAGTAAACATGTATACTCTCGAGTCATCCTCAGTTAGTATCCATGAGTGTTGTGGACGTGTCTCCCGGAGTGTCTGGGGGGTGTATGGGGTATCAGGTCAGGTGGATGCTGGACTCAGCCAGGCGGTGGAGGGTTTGGGGTCCTCGGGATCTTTGccttttgcagatgatgtggtcctTCTGGCTTCGCTCACTGGCAGCCTCCAGCTTCCTCTGGGCTGCTTTTCAGCCGAgggtgaagcagcaggaatgagaaaCGGCTGCTCCGAGTCTGAAAAAGCGTGGAGTGCTTGCTCCGGGTTGGCGAGGAGTTTCtgcctccagcggagacgatcAGGTGTCTTCGGGGTCATGTTGACGAGTTTGAGCAGATTGATGGACAGGTTGGTGTGGAGGCTGGAgcggtgtggtgcagatggagcTGAGAGCGAGGGTGGAGGTGTCGACGTACTGGTTCCCGCCCTCAGCGGTGACCACGAGCTCTGGAAGTGCTTGAAAAGGATGATGTCATCCTGCAGAGCTGCCCGGAGGGTCAGGGCTTCTTGGTTTCTCTCTATTGtatcatctgtgtgtgtgtgtgtgtgtgtttcaggataCCAGCAGGCTAATGTGGTCGTCCTGCCAAACCAGCTCGCCGACGACTTCCATGCCTTCTGTCGCAGTAACCCCGCCCCCCTGCCGCTCCTTTATCGCAGCCAGTCAGGAGAGACTTCCAGTCCGCCTCTGGCTCAGCACGCTGACATCAGGTAGGACTTCCTGTCCGCTCAGACGTGCTGCAGAAGGTTTACGTTTGGTTCTGTGAGCCGATGATTTTAAATCGTTCTCCATGCAGCACAAAGCTCCTGCTGACTCTCAGTAACCTTTGGCGTGGTCACCTGTGAGGCGAGAGTCTATTCAGATAACAAGCACATCACATTTCAGCACATCACATTATAAAATCTGCTCATTTTGAATATGATTCAGAAAAGCTGGAACAAAGAAGAAGGTGTTTGATCCTGAAACTACGTGATGTGATGAAATGATTGAACTTCTGTTCTGCAAACTGAGAGGAGCGAGCACGAAGAGACAGACGCCAGACCAGACAGACGGTTTGGTGGATGTTTGTTTGGGACACCCCTCAGCCTGAGAAGACGGGGTTTTGTTGTCACGCCGCCTGTAGCCGGGCCGGCAGGTGCTGTGACACCACGGGTGCATCGACCAGAAGCCCGAGGGCTCACGGTGTTCTTATTTTTCTGCCCTATACCCGTCTGACTCCAACGAAGGGCGGAGCTTTCCGACtgtgtctgttttatttttcctgatCGAGTGTTTCCTGGTTGTGTTTCCTGTAGGACGGACATCTCGCAGTACTGTGTGTATGAGGATGGTCGGCTGGTGAAAACCGTCTCCAGCCTGCAGACGTACAGTGACGCACACAGGTAATGTTAAACATGAGTCGGGGTAATCATTGAGCCTCAGCCGTGACTGCGTCCTGATAATAACTTACTGTTGAAATGGGCTCTGGTTAAAGCATACCGACATCTCCGGCAGGATCTCTCCTGAAATCTAACGTGCTTTTAGCTTGTGTCCCAGGAATTACTCTACACCAGCTCCTCTGTGCTGCTTTCACTGAAAACTTGACATTAAAGCACAAACACAAGCTGCTGCTTCCTGCCTCACCTGTTGGTTCCTGTAGCATAATAGTCAGTGATCAACCTCCCTCTGCCTCGCAGGTCTCCACCCGGGCAGCAGGCGGAGCGTCCCGGGTCGTGGTCAGACATGGTGTGTTTCTATCTGGGCTGCAGCTTTGGCTTTGAGGGCCGACTGAAAGAAGCCGGAGTCCCCGTCAGGAACGTGGAGCAGGGCAAGAACGTCAGCATGTACAGGGTACGCTGGGCCGCGCTGGGTCGCTGACAGTGTGCTGTGCAGCTCAGGCTGGAGCACTGTGGGTGCAGTGAAAGGATCAGTCAGTCGAGCAGATGTTTTGGTTGGATCATCATCAGTGATTTTATGACCAGTCGTGTTTTCTCAGTATTCATTTATGCTCTCAGGTCCAGTCGACTTCCTGAATTATTTCACGTTCACTGTGACACACTCGTGAAGTGTCCGAGGGGTAGAAGTGAAGTGGGAGTAGTCACGCCCATCAGCAGCGTGTGTTTGGCAGCGTTTGTGTCATTCTGTCGGTAAACACGAGCTCGGAAATTCTCAATGAACTCTGATGAAACTCTGCAGGAGCGTAGAGCGGGGTCATGTGACAGTGcacatttagcttttcaaagAGCAGAGAGGCGTCACGCTTCTCCACCAGctcatcagtgtgtgtgtgtgtgtgtgtgtgtgtgtgtgtgtgcagactgCAGTTCCCTGTGTTCCTGCAGGAGCGTTCAGCTGCCCTCTGGTGGTCACGATGCGTCCCGTCCCAGCCGCTCTGTTGGATGCAGCAGTGAAGGTCACTCATCTCAACCCACTGGCACATGGAGCTCCTGTACACATAGGAGAtccaggtacacacacacacacacacacctgcagccCCTCTAACagccagcagaggcagcagtgagtcagtcctcaTGTTAAAACCTTACAgcagaaaaaacatgtttacaggatgatacacaaactgtttggCCTCTGTGGTCTTTTCAGAACAACAGTTTACTctgcattattaggggcgtggcctctgtgactgacaggtggatggtgacacaggtggctgtagctgctagctgtctgctagcttcacctcagctaatcTGAACAAAACTCAGATGATGAGGCTTCAATGTGGTGTCAAGATGACTatggccatcttttatatacagtgtgtgtgtgtgtgtgtgtttgtgtttgtgtgtgtgtgtgtgtgtgtgcatgtagctCTCCTCGGCATCCAGGACCTGTCCAGGCCGGATTATGGTGATGCGGTGGAGCTGCAGCCTGGTGATGTCACAGTCTTTTGGGCGTGTGGCGTGACTGCGATCGAGGCGATCCTCAGCAGCAGTGAgcactctgattggctgatacTGTGCTTACATCACAGCCTGCAGAGGACCTGAACAGTTTGTGTCTTTCAGAGCCTCCACTGGCCTTCAGCCACTCGCCCGGCTGCATGTTCCTCACCGACATTCCTGACTCACCTACCTCCACCATAACTCCGCCCACTGAGGCCAAACCCCATCCTGAGCTGAC encodes:
- the dglucy gene encoding D-glutamate cyclase, mitochondrial isoform X1 — protein: MYTLESSSVSIHECCGRVSRSVWGVYGVSGQVDAGLSQAVEGLGSSGSLPFADDVVLLASLTGSLQLPLGCFSAEGEAAGMRNGCSESEKAWSACSGLARSFCLQRRRSGVFGVMLTSLSRLMDRLVWRLERCGADGAESEGGGVDVLVPALSGDHELWKCLKRMMSSCRAARRVRASWFLSIVSSVCVCVCVSGYQQANVVVLPNQLADDFHAFCRSNPAPLPLLYRSQSGETSSPPLAQHADIRTDISQYCVYEDGRLVKTVSSLQTYSDAHRSPPGQQAERPGSWSDMVCFYLGCSFGFEGRLKEAGVPVRNVEQGKNVSMYRTAVPCVPAGAFSCPLVVTMRPVPAALLDAAVKVTHLNPLAHGAPVHIGDPALLGIQDLSRPDYGDAVELQPGDVTVFWACGVTAIEAILSSKPPLAFSHSPGCMFLTDIPDSPTSTITPPTEAKPHPELTPLCFQVSQNPLLYSLVSQGTVAKIRQLEVMIGEDPGERGIRALFVQDELLRSCLALSHSSSVAITTGFPTHYMHSPPDETDGPPGAIAMATMLLSLGKQVTMVTDRRALEMNRAIIDEAVRTGVLKAAIPLVTFEDGGPDAARHFLCHHGDPNKPRFDHLVAIERSGRAADGNYYNMRAVNIKHLVDPVDDLFIAAKHIPGIGTTGIGDGGNELGMGKVKEKVQSLMPKGGLIACEVPADHAVTAGVSNWGGYAVACGLYLLHTCPAHLRYLRKGLGLEPVTSTEQLQDWTTNLPSVEKEESFLSTLVQFGIRSGKTGHLAMEVDGLTFHPTHSDMITRLLEVTRGGRGAF